A portion of the Fusobacterium perfoetens ATCC 29250 genome contains these proteins:
- a CDS encoding carbamoyl phosphate synthase small subunit, with amino-acid sequence MKGKLILENGQVFEGKIFGELKDTVGEIVFNTGMTGYQELLTDPSYCGQIVVMTYPMIGNYGINLEDMESDVSRLKGFIIKEDAKLPNNFRCEMTLDGFLRQNNVVAFKGVDTRQLVKIIREQGAMKAIITPEDLTAKEIQEKFDNFSNKEAVKEVSTKEIYEIPGDGLRIGVMDFGVKRNILRNFSKRGCHLVVFPWDTKAEEILSYNLDGVFLSNGPGDPADLGNVIEEIKKLVGKLPITAICLGHQLLAWTLGGSTTKLKYGHRGGNHPVKDLDRNRIYITSQNHGYVVDKVPADMRVTHINLNDNSVEGMKSEKYNIMCVQYHPEAWPGPQDSEYLFDEFVELMKKGM; translated from the coding sequence ATGAAAGGAAAATTGATTCTTGAAAACGGACAAGTTTTTGAGGGAAAAATTTTTGGAGAGTTAAAAGATACTGTAGGAGAAATTGTTTTTAATACTGGAATGACAGGATATCAAGAGCTTTTAACAGATCCTTCATACTGTGGTCAAATTGTTGTAATGACATATCCAATGATTGGAAACTATGGAATCAATTTAGAGGATATGGAATCTGATGTATCAAGATTAAAAGGATTTATCATCAAAGAAGATGCTAAATTACCAAACAATTTTAGATGTGAAATGACTCTTGATGGATTTTTAAGACAAAACAATGTAGTTGCATTTAAAGGTGTAGATACAAGACAGTTAGTAAAAATTATAAGAGAACAAGGAGCTATGAAAGCTATAATAACTCCTGAAGATTTAACAGCAAAAGAGATACAAGAAAAATTTGATAATTTTTCAAATAAAGAAGCAGTAAAAGAAGTAAGTACAAAAGAAATCTATGAAATTCCTGGAGATGGATTAAGAATAGGAGTTATGGATTTCGGTGTTAAAAGAAATATATTAAGAAACTTCTCAAAAAGAGGATGTCACTTAGTAGTATTCCCTTGGGATACAAAAGCTGAGGAAATATTAAGTTATAACTTAGATGGGGTATTCTTATCAAATGGACCTGGGGACCCAGCAGATTTAGGAAATGTAATAGAAGAAATTAAAAAATTAGTTGGAAAATTACCAATTACAGCAATATGTTTAGGACATCAATTACTTGCTTGGACATTAGGAGGTTCTACTACAAAATTAAAATATGGACACAGAGGTGGAAATCATCCAGTTAAAGATTTAGATAGAAATAGAATTTATATCACTTCTCAAAACCACGGATATGTAGTTGATAAAGTTCCAGCAGATATGAGAGTTACTCATATAAACTTAAATGATAACTCTGTAGAGGGAATGAAAAGTGAAAAATATAATATAATGTGTGTTCAATACCATCCAGAAGCATGGCCTGGACCACAAGATTCTGAATATTTATTTGATGAATTTGTAGAATTAATGAAAAAAGGAATGTAA